tgttgggtgtgtgagtgctccaaattgcctttttgctgttatgataagaaaattatgacgatattgcatttcactccacatggtgcattagctttagatagttatagagattatgattaaaattggtattttactctctgagttaaacgctcactcctgttcatctatttttctaggctacaggaggattattcactacaagaaaaaaggagatttgaaaccgaatataaAATCGATTTCTAAATACATTTAGAAACTGATTTAAAATCGAAATATTCAGTTTTAAATCCGCAAGtttctaaataaatttgaaaCGGAAAGTGGCGTCCGTTTCAAATTCTGAAGCTGTTTTCAAACCACTATTCTGTTTCAAAGTTAGAAACCACATATATTCGGTTTCAAAATCTGTTTCAATTTAAAAACGGATATTTTGGTTTCAATTTTTTCGAAACAGAAATTCcgtttcaaatcggtttctaaattctaAAACCGATCCTTATGCTTTTGGATTAGAAATGGAAAAATTCGTTTCCAATCCGTTTCAAATTACtagtagaaaatttttattttttttaatatattatttcctgtattgaagcatataatataatattaattttaaatgctcaATATCAGAATATTTACAATATCAGGCTGTCAAATATCAAATATCagtcaatattatatataaatatgacaGTGAAGGGTTATGACAATAATGTAgtgtatggaaaaataaaatatcataataacaaaaaaaaacaaGCTACTTGTCATTAACAAGATCATCACTCATCACCACTATCAGCCTCTCTACCATCATCCTGATGAGTCGCATCTGGAGTTGGGGCTGTAAACTGCGTACCCTGCATCATTTGTGCCATCATGTTTTGCATCATTTGTTGCATGCGCTCCTCCAGTGTCTGCTCACGTTGTCTATATCTCTCCTCTAGCATCAACTCGCGTTGTCGGtctctctcctccattgcaaCCAAACTATCCTTGAGTGTTGCAACAGTCTGATGCAATTGTTGAATCTCTTCCTCCATTGCCTCCAACTAAGCGCAATAGGATGCAGTAGGATGATCCATGTGATGAGCTAGGGTAAAAAATTGATGCTTGAGATCCAATGCCATAAACCCTGTTCTTCTTCTCCCCCCCTACAACTTGATAATATAGTGCGACCTCATCTACAATAGGAGGGTCACTGCACCCCTCTTGTGGTTGAGATGACTGCTCCTTAAGCGCTAAAAATTGATCCTGCATAAGTTAATacacatattttaaatttatttttcttagcaattgaaTAAACAAACTCACTTATTCATTTTTTTCGTATAATTGAAAGACATAAAATACTTGTTCACTTACCTTAATTGATTGCGCTCGTGAATCAACCATATCGGAGGTGCCTTTCCTAGTGTGGGTCTTAAGGAAAAGTTCATAAGGAAAAGGTCTTCGGCCAAGCTTGGCTTCCTGAAAAGATATAATGATTTTAGTGATGTTTATAATAATGTTCGATTATTTGCTACTAATATGTAGATAGACAATAACAAAACCAGTAAATATGAAATCATTACCATTCTATCTGCGTGAGTAGCATGTGAAACTAAACCCCCTGTGTGTCTAGAGATGCCTGCCCCAACTCCCCCTATCTCACTACAGCGGTTAGCAGTGAACTGATGGCTCTTGGCTTTAAACTCTAGGCTACTCCATGCCTCCTTCCATTTTTGCATTGTACTATTAGGCACGATGATCTTGGATTTTCCTTTCCTGACATTGCACATTAGCGCCTTGTAGCCCTCTGCAGCCTTACGCCTCCAAGCTTCCTTTACCAGTGGAGTCACCTCTTGCCAATCAAAGTATTTCTgttataaaacaaataaaaattaagacagttgtattagtatgataatattttagaaaaaaattgacagcatttccccttaatttTGAACAATATAGCCTAGTTATTAGGTATTAAttgcacctgttaaaaacacttcatatATTCTCAACAACAAATAACATCCACCCCAACTACAACAACTCACAACAATATATATTTTCAACATCCTCAACACACAAGCTGTACATAGAACATTTAAGCATTAATATACTTCAATTGTGTTCTTTTacattaattcacaaattctcatcACTTAAATGATATTTGTTTGTAACATTCTTTTTTGAGGTTTCATAAACTATGCAAATTAGTTATCTGAtagataattatatttaaatatttattttattacctGAAATTCATCCCAGTAAAACTCTTTTGTTTCAGGCGTGATAGTTTTCCAACAGTGCCCCTCTGGGTCCATCCTCTCCTTGAAGATATTCTTCATCTTCTTAGCACATTCCTCAGATGGATGTAACCTGTACAAAAGAAAGACAGCAAATATATTGAttttatgtaaatgtagaaacatGGTACTTCAATTGCCAATGATATGTAATACCAAATCATAgataaagttaattaatttttaatacttacGTGCCATTAATGAGCTTTATTCGTTTCTTTCTTCCAAATGTAGTGAGTGATAGGCCATCCATTGATGATATTGGTGCTGCCCCAACTGAATGACCTTCATGACCAGAGGTTGATCCAATTGCAGGCTCAGAAGATGGGGTAATAGGTGGTggcggtggaggtggaggtgtagCTCGATGCTGTGTTGAAGCAGTAGACCCCTCCGGATCTGGTGTCGACCTCCCAGTGGATCGTGAAGGAACCTGAGGCTGACCCTGTGTAGATTGGTCTAGTTGATCATTGGGCTCATCCTGCACAGGTAACTGCCTTGACTGTGAATGACCCAACAAACCTCCCCTGCGACCGTTGCCTCGCATCCTGCATAAATAATTGTATTAACAAGTTAGCTTCATTCAACTTATGATACATAATACAGATGAAATTTTCCAATAGTTAGAATTTATACTTCAAGTttagaaatataaattcattaagaGAAATACCTAATTCTAATTAGTATCACTATCATATACATCATCGCATTCCTCATCGCTTTCTGAGTCCAACTCAagctcttcttcatcttcaacatccTCTTCATTAATTTCAACTAGTACACCATTTTGATCATTCAAATATTGTTGttgatcatcatcatcatcaatttgaatcaaagggacttccatttcatcttcttgaaATGGTTCTTCCAGTGCAGGGGGGGTTGTCACATTCACTTGCTCAGGAAGATCAATAACAAATCTCGCTTTGATTTTGAACACGGCCCACCAATCATCCTTGTCACGCTTTAAGCTTGGATATATGGAATAATTCACCTGAGCAGCTTGGATAGCAAGAACAAATGGTTCATACCTATTgaaggatcttttatgattaatatccacaagtttatattttggatgaatctttgttcccacatttggtgttggatcaaaccaatcacatttaaacaatataGTTCTTTTGATTGGTAATCCAGGGTACTCCAATTGTAGCACTTCAATTAATTGTCCATAGTAGTCACTTTCATTAGTACTGTAATTAGTCCCCTTGATACATACCCCACTGTTCATCGTTGCCCTATGCGAACCATGACTTTTAGTGTGAAATTTATAACCGTTAACTACATAACTATTATAGGACATAACActtcttaatggaccctttgataGATCCTTTAAAAACTGGCT
The sequence above is a segment of the Hevea brasiliensis isolate MT/VB/25A 57/8 chromosome 11, ASM3005281v1, whole genome shotgun sequence genome. Coding sequences within it:
- the LOC110662705 gene encoding uncharacterized protein LOC110662705, which codes for MKRMLKMKKSLSWTQKAMRNAMMYMIVILIRIRMRGNGRRGGLLGHSQSRQLPVQDEPNDQLDQSTQGQPQVPSRSTGRSTPDPEGSTASTQHRATPPPPPPPPITPSSEPAIGSTSGHEGHSVGAAPISSMDGLSLTTFGRKKRIKLINGTLHPSEECAKKMKNIFKERMDPEGHCWKTITPETKEFYWDEFQKYFDWQEVTPLVKEAWRRKAAEGYKALMCNVRKGKSKIIVPNSTMQKWKEAWSSLEFKAKSHQFTANRCSEIGGVGAGISRHTGGLVSHATHADRMEAKLGRRPFPYELFLKTHTRKGTSDMVDSRAQSIKDQFLALKEQSSQPQEGCSDPPIVDEVALYYQVVGGEKKNRLEAMEEEIQQLHQTVATLKDSLVAMEERDRQRELMLEERYRQREQTLEERMQQMMQNMMAQMMQGTQFTAPTPDATHQDDGREADSGDE